One Triticum dicoccoides isolate Atlit2015 ecotype Zavitan chromosome 5B, WEW_v2.0, whole genome shotgun sequence genomic window carries:
- the LOC119312690 gene encoding uncharacterized protein LOC119312690 → MKPPHFTGEAAAGASWAHEVKQALRDKLRWAPAAGTTGTGGHGAARPPAASSAVTAEPAAQPAHGGADCRGLAAAEDPIRRVMFLAPWGHT, encoded by the coding sequence ATGAAGCCCCCTCACTTCACCGGGGAGGCCGCCGCCGGCGCCTCGTGGGCTCACGAGGTCAAGCAGGCCCTCCGTGACAAGCTCCGGTGGGCACCCGCCGCGGGCACCACGGGCACCGGCGGCCACGGCGCCGCGAGGCCGCCGGCGGCCTCCTCGGCTGTGACGGCCGAGCCGGCGGCGCAGCCGGCCCACGGCGGCGCCGACTGCCGGGGCTTGGCCGCCGCCGAGGACCCCATCCGGAGGGTCATGTTCTTGGCCCCCTGGGGCCACACATAA